Proteins found in one Lutimonas zeaxanthinifaciens genomic segment:
- a CDS encoding cytochrome C oxidase subunit IV family protein, whose protein sequence is MSHAKSHTALIWKVFGFLSVVTIVEVWLGIVKPESLNLTQVLGTSILNWIFLILTLVKAYGIAWYFMHLKDEKTWFRRAIVWPVVFLIGYLAFYLLYEGDALGIIDQSLTRWSYN, encoded by the coding sequence ATGTCACACGCAAAATCACACACAGCATTAATTTGGAAGGTTTTTGGATTTCTTTCAGTTGTTACCATCGTAGAGGTTTGGCTGGGTATCGTAAAACCTGAATCATTGAACCTTACGCAGGTATTAGGGACAAGTATTTTGAATTGGATCTTCTTGATCCTTACGCTTGTTAAGGCCTATGGAATTGCCTGGTACTTTATGCATCTTAAAGATGAAAAAACCTGGTTTAGAAGAGCCATAGTCTGGCCGGTTGTTTTCTTGATCGGATATCTGGCTTTCTATCTTCTTTACGAGGGAGACGCTCTTGGGATTATTGACCAGAGCCTGACAAGATGGTCGTATAACTGA
- a CDS encoding SCO family protein — protein MKKNSYIAIAFVILIFGIWAIPKILNKLGGNELLKFEQVPSFEFTNQDKKKITNADFEGKVYVVEFFFTSCPTICPQMNENMVKIQNEFYGNPDFGIASVSIDPERDTPEVLKIYAKEKGATLKNWHFLTGEKSKVYSFSNDGFKLYAGENKDVEGGFEHSGLFALIDKNGFIRSRTVINGEMENPIKFYNGLDEKEVQWIKEDIKLLLKE, from the coding sequence ATGAAGAAGAATTCATACATCGCAATCGCATTTGTAATATTGATTTTCGGTATATGGGCCATTCCAAAGATCCTTAATAAGTTGGGCGGAAACGAGCTTTTGAAATTTGAACAGGTTCCCTCTTTTGAATTTACAAATCAGGATAAGAAAAAGATCACTAATGCTGATTTTGAGGGTAAGGTTTATGTCGTGGAATTCTTTTTTACATCCTGCCCCACGATATGCCCGCAAATGAATGAAAACATGGTGAAAATCCAGAACGAATTCTATGGAAATCCTGACTTTGGTATCGCCTCAGTTTCTATTGACCCGGAAAGAGATACACCTGAAGTTTTGAAAATCTATGCGAAAGAAAAAGGGGCAACCTTAAAAAACTGGCATTTTTTGACCGGCGAGAAATCAAAGGTATATTCCTTTTCCAATGATGGGTTTAAGTTATATGCAGGAGAAAATAAGGATGTGGAAGGTGGTTTTGAACATTCCGGGCTTTTTGCCCTTATCGACAAAAACGGATTCATCAGGTCAAGAACCGTGATCAATGGTGAAATGGAGAATCCCATCAAGTTTTACAATGGATTGGACGAAAAAGAAGTCCAGTGGATTAAAGAGGATATTAAACTGTTATTAAAGGAATAA
- a CDS encoding DUF420 domain-containing protein, with translation MEESKKYNRLIIILSVAIPLVVAALFGVKLDIELPVFLPPIYAGTNAVTTVVLILALWAIKVKNIELHKKLMTLAIAFSVFFLVLYVLHHMTSDSTAYQGQGILRYIYFIILISHILLSIVVIPFVLITYVKALTKDFEKHKKIAKITFPLWLYVTISGVVVYFMISPYY, from the coding sequence ATGGAGGAGTCAAAAAAATACAATCGATTGATCATCATTTTGTCCGTCGCGATTCCCCTGGTGGTAGCTGCTTTGTTCGGAGTAAAACTTGACATAGAACTACCCGTATTTTTACCACCCATATACGCCGGAACAAATGCTGTGACCACCGTTGTTTTGATCCTGGCGCTTTGGGCCATCAAAGTGAAAAATATTGAATTACATAAAAAATTGATGACCTTGGCCATAGCCTTTTCGGTCTTCTTTTTGGTGCTCTATGTTTTGCATCATATGACTTCTGATTCAACAGCCTATCAGGGTCAGGGTATTTTAAGGTATATTTATTTTATTATCTTAATCTCACACATATTACTTTCCATTGTGGTCATTCCGTTTGTCCTTATTACCTACGTTAAGGCATTAACTAAGGATTTTGAAAAGCACAAAAAAATTGCAAAGATCACATTTCCATTATGGCTCTATGTGACCATAAGCGGAGTAGTGGTTTACTTTATGATTTCTCCATATTACTAG
- a CDS encoding tetratricopeptide repeat protein yields MKSKVNLFIFIFSSFIILLLFFNIRFSDSNLPVEKIGMNPIKCTPSTFLLEGVDSTRQIAPLFENLGSHQFKITTKNNASQTFFNQGLNLAFAFNHSESHRSFLEAARLDPEAAMNYWGQAYVLGPNINDQIPDAERRMSAYEAIQEALKKKQGTSKKEMALIEALSNRYSKDSLADLKELNINYMEAMKSVAEEFPADADVLTLYAASIMNTVPWDYWDKNGNPSPNIKEAKQALEQAMEINPSHPGTHHYYIHMVELPKPDMAVPSAEKLAGLMPGAGHMVHMPGHIYMRVGRYKEAVEANEAAILVDEDYISQCYAQGQYPLGYYPHNIHFLWSAATMMGNEAIAIEAAKKTAEKVSVSNLDDGQFFQNFAATPMLAYMRFGKWNEILTIPDPGDDYSYLKMIWTFTRGVAFTRKGNLKEAKEELEVLENRNKDLDHENISKVAFHVLAGEIAASSGDIPQGIEQLKLAVGYEDQLPYDEPSVWYVPTRQVLGNLLILNGQYEEAEKVYLEDLAYYRQNGWSLMGLYKSLKAQKKIQEAEEVMISFKKAWKHADIEIESSVL; encoded by the coding sequence ATGAAATCCAAAGTAAACCTGTTCATTTTTATCTTTTCCAGTTTTATCATTCTCTTATTGTTTTTCAACATCCGTTTTTCTGATTCCAATTTACCGGTGGAAAAAATAGGAATGAATCCGATTAAATGTACGCCGTCAACATTTCTTCTCGAAGGTGTGGATTCTACCAGGCAGATAGCACCTCTTTTTGAAAACCTGGGGAGTCATCAATTCAAGATCACAACCAAAAACAATGCCTCTCAGACATTTTTTAATCAAGGGCTGAATCTTGCTTTTGCTTTTAATCATAGTGAGTCACACCGTTCTTTCCTGGAAGCAGCAAGGTTGGATCCTGAAGCAGCCATGAATTATTGGGGCCAGGCCTATGTACTTGGACCAAATATAAATGATCAGATTCCGGATGCTGAGCGAAGGATGAGTGCTTACGAGGCCATTCAGGAAGCATTAAAGAAGAAACAAGGAACATCAAAAAAGGAAATGGCGCTCATTGAAGCCCTTTCGAACAGATATAGTAAGGATAGTCTGGCTGATTTGAAGGAGCTCAATATCAATTATATGGAGGCAATGAAATCTGTTGCCGAGGAATTTCCTGCAGACGCTGATGTTCTAACTCTTTATGCGGCTTCTATTATGAATACCGTACCCTGGGATTATTGGGATAAAAATGGAAACCCTTCACCAAATATTAAAGAGGCCAAACAAGCTTTGGAGCAAGCCATGGAAATAAACCCTTCTCACCCGGGAACACATCATTATTATATACACATGGTTGAATTGCCTAAACCCGATATGGCCGTTCCAAGTGCGGAAAAATTGGCCGGATTAATGCCTGGAGCAGGACATATGGTCCACATGCCGGGTCATATTTACATGAGAGTTGGCCGTTATAAGGAAGCTGTGGAAGCGAATGAGGCGGCTATACTTGTTGACGAGGATTATATCTCTCAATGCTATGCCCAAGGTCAGTATCCGCTTGGCTATTACCCTCATAATATTCACTTTTTATGGTCGGCTGCAACGATGATGGGGAATGAGGCAATTGCGATTGAGGCAGCTAAAAAGACTGCTGAAAAGGTTTCTGTATCCAATTTAGATGATGGCCAGTTCTTTCAGAATTTTGCGGCTACACCCATGCTCGCCTATATGAGATTCGGAAAGTGGAATGAAATTCTAACCATTCCGGATCCGGGAGATGATTATTCCTATCTCAAAATGATATGGACTTTTACAAGAGGGGTCGCTTTTACCAGAAAAGGAAACCTTAAAGAGGCAAAAGAAGAGCTTGAGGTGTTGGAAAACAGAAATAAAGATTTGGATCATGAAAATATTTCAAAGGTGGCATTCCATGTTCTTGCCGGAGAAATAGCTGCTTCATCCGGAGATATCCCACAAGGAATAGAGCAGTTAAAGCTGGCCGTAGGATATGAAGATCAACTACCCTATGACGAGCCATCTGTATGGTATGTGCCAACGCGCCAGGTGCTTGGAAACCTGCTAATACTTAATGGGCAATATGAAGAGGCCGAAAAGGTCTATCTGGAAGATCTGGCCTATTACCGACAAAACGGATGGTCCTTGATGGGTCTGTACAAAAGCCTGAAAGCTCAGAAAAAGATTCAGGAAGCTGAGGAAGTTATGATTTCCTTCAAAAAGGCTTGGAAACACGCAGATATTGAAATTGAATCTTCTGTTTTATAA
- a CDS encoding TolC family protein, with protein MKAPLSFMFLLSFIFSAYAQESNPNVKKWTLRDCVNYALENNITVKQSENNIALAEVDKRGAIGNFIPNLNMSSSAAWNSGLTTDVTTGVLINQTTQTTNGGISSGVAIYRGLRNQNELRRAELSILASQYQLDKIKDDVSLFVINAYLEALFSKEAVNVAIPQVEISKEQLARTKQLVEAGTLPRGDLLDVEATLANDEQNLIVTQNRVQLALIALAQLLQLEDYENFDIANEEIETLPLINLADYSVDKIYAKALETRNEIKVAKTNIEIAEKDIKLAKGALQPTLSGFFNWNSRYSNRDIITGSEIDPDNPTRVIGVVETTGDNVVAPNFTPVTGPPLDFFDQFDQNKGSSFGLSLQIPIFNGFNASNNVRRAEINYDQQKYQLEQEELDLERIIHQVYADAVGALKLYEATKRSLEAREISFNYAQERFDVGVLNSFDYSQIKNRLVTANADFLTAKYDFIFRVKLLEFYYGIPVENL; from the coding sequence ATGAAAGCACCACTTAGCTTTATGTTCTTGTTGAGCTTTATTTTTTCAGCTTATGCACAAGAATCAAACCCGAATGTAAAAAAATGGACGCTGAGAGATTGTGTCAATTATGCCCTTGAAAATAATATTACTGTTAAACAGTCTGAAAATAATATAGCCCTGGCGGAAGTCGATAAACGTGGAGCCATAGGAAATTTCATTCCAAATCTTAATATGAGTAGTTCCGCAGCCTGGAATTCAGGTCTGACTACTGATGTTACAACAGGAGTATTGATCAATCAAACGACACAAACCACTAATGGAGGAATCTCTTCAGGAGTCGCTATTTATAGGGGATTGCGTAATCAAAATGAACTTAGAAGGGCAGAATTGAGCATTCTGGCCAGTCAATATCAGCTGGACAAAATAAAGGATGATGTTTCTTTATTCGTTATTAACGCTTATTTGGAAGCGCTTTTTAGTAAAGAAGCTGTAAACGTTGCTATTCCTCAGGTGGAGATTTCCAAAGAACAGTTAGCAAGAACAAAACAGCTTGTTGAGGCTGGAACGCTGCCGCGTGGAGATTTACTGGATGTGGAAGCGACCCTGGCCAACGATGAGCAGAATCTTATTGTAACTCAGAACAGAGTGCAGCTGGCTCTGATTGCTCTTGCACAGCTATTGCAATTAGAAGATTATGAAAACTTCGATATTGCCAATGAAGAAATTGAAACACTTCCTTTAATAAATCTGGCAGATTACTCTGTAGACAAGATTTATGCCAAGGCCCTTGAGACGAGAAATGAGATCAAGGTTGCCAAAACCAATATAGAAATTGCCGAAAAAGATATAAAGCTGGCAAAAGGAGCTTTGCAACCAACTTTGTCAGGATTCTTTAACTGGAATTCAAGATATTCGAACAGAGATATAATCACGGGTTCAGAAATTGATCCGGATAATCCAACAAGAGTAATCGGAGTCGTGGAGACAACCGGTGATAATGTGGTAGCTCCAAATTTCACCCCGGTAACAGGGCCTCCGCTTGATTTCTTTGATCAGTTCGATCAAAATAAGGGTAGTTCTTTTGGATTGTCCTTGCAGATTCCGATTTTTAACGGTTTCAATGCCTCAAACAATGTGAGAAGAGCAGAAATAAATTACGATCAGCAAAAGTATCAACTTGAACAGGAAGAACTTGATCTTGAAAGAATTATACATCAGGTATATGCTGATGCCGTAGGTGCCCTGAAGTTGTATGAGGCAACCAAAAGATCCCTCGAGGCAAGAGAAATTTCATTTAACTATGCACAGGAAAGGTTTGATGTAGGTGTATTGAATTCGTTTGATTACAGTCAGATCAAAAACAGACTGGTTACAGCCAATGCTGATTTTCTTACGGCAAAGTATGATTTTATCTTCAGAGTCAAACTCCTGGAATTTTATTATGGAATTCCGGTCGAGAATTTATAA
- the tsaB gene encoding tRNA (adenosine(37)-N6)-threonylcarbamoyltransferase complex dimerization subunit type 1 TsaB: MATILNIETATKNCSVSLSKGENILAIKELNEGKFSHSEKLHSFILDVMRSTDISLKDLDAIAISKGPGSYTGLRIGVSTAKGLCYALDIPLISVPTLEIVARQISLDADELVVPLLDARRMEVYSGVFDHNYDQIRGTEAEIIEASSFGAFLKKGNVYFAGDGAEKCKNIITHANARFVDSIYPSAKEMPLVSSKKFRSREFEDLAYFEPFYLKDFIAGKPKQYFK; this comes from the coding sequence TTGGCAACCATCCTCAACATAGAAACTGCAACAAAAAACTGTTCGGTTAGTTTATCGAAAGGAGAAAATATTCTTGCCATAAAGGAATTAAATGAAGGAAAGTTTTCTCATTCAGAGAAATTACATTCCTTCATTTTGGATGTTATGCGCTCAACGGATATCAGTTTGAAGGATCTGGATGCCATTGCTATAAGCAAAGGGCCTGGTTCTTACACGGGTTTAAGAATTGGAGTTTCTACGGCTAAAGGATTGTGTTATGCCCTGGATATTCCTCTTATTTCAGTTCCAACCCTTGAAATTGTGGCCCGGCAGATCAGTCTGGACGCGGATGAACTTGTAGTACCCTTGCTGGATGCCAGGCGAATGGAGGTTTACAGCGGGGTTTTTGACCATAATTACGATCAGATACGTGGAACCGAGGCGGAGATCATTGAGGCTTCCTCATTTGGTGCTTTTTTGAAAAAAGGAAATGTATATTTTGCAGGGGATGGCGCTGAGAAGTGTAAAAACATTATAACACATGCCAACGCCCGATTTGTGGATAGCATTTACCCGTCAGCTAAAGAAATGCCTCTTGTTTCCAGCAAAAAATTCCGGTCCCGTGAGTTTGAGGATCTTGCCTATTTCGAGCCATTTTATCTCAAGGATTTTATCGCCGGAAAACCGAAGCAGTATTTTAAATAA
- a CDS encoding thioredoxin domain-containing protein: MYKRLFLFVPLLTLLFSCKNTKEPDMENHNQFTNALINETSPYLLQHAHNPVNWYPWNDETLELAKKENKLLLISVGYAACHWCHVMERESFEDSTVAALMNENFINVKVDREERPDVDQIYMNAVQLLTGSGGWPLNCVALPDGRPIWGGTYFPKENWINALTQLADLYKNEPEKAQDYATKLTEGVKQTGLIELNEEEAVFDKSGLDLAIENWLPTMDQKNGGRKGAPKFPMPGNLSFLLRYAVQNNDQEMMNYVNTSLTQIAYGGIFDHVGGGFARYSVDDHWHVPHFEKMLYDNAQMVSLYSNAYLVTKDALYKEVVYRTIDFVEAELYKDIGAFYSSLDADSYNEEGELEEGAFYVWTKNELQTVLQDDFELFSKYYNINGYGKWEDDKYHLIRSISNAQFSEENDVDEAEIQLKLKKWQEILSEERNKRDRPRLDDKTLTSWNALMLKGYIDAFRVFQEDRFLEVALKNARFLQTKMIKEDGGLYRNFKNDRSNIEAYLEDYATVIDAYISLYEVTLDEKWLQNAKQLTDYSFDHFYNEESKMFFFTSDMETGLITRKVETDDNVIPSSNSIMANNLFKLGHYFANKYYSENAVTMLNNVKEMTINYGAGASNWLNLYSNFIGEYYEVAIVGPEALDKLKALNQVYIPNKMIIGSQVESNLPLLEYKFNENETTIYVCINGACKLPVSETEKALEQINRSF; the protein is encoded by the coding sequence ATGTACAAGAGACTGTTTTTATTTGTCCCATTATTAACCCTGTTATTCAGCTGCAAGAATACGAAAGAACCAGACATGGAAAACCATAATCAATTCACCAATGCCCTGATCAATGAAACAAGTCCCTATTTGTTGCAGCATGCCCACAATCCGGTTAACTGGTACCCATGGAATGATGAAACCCTGGAACTGGCAAAAAAGGAGAACAAATTACTGTTGATTTCTGTGGGGTATGCAGCTTGCCACTGGTGCCATGTTATGGAGAGAGAAAGTTTTGAAGACTCTACCGTGGCCGCTTTGATGAACGAAAATTTTATCAATGTAAAGGTGGATCGGGAGGAGAGACCCGATGTGGATCAAATATATATGAATGCTGTACAACTACTTACAGGTAGTGGGGGCTGGCCTTTAAACTGTGTGGCTTTACCTGATGGAAGACCTATTTGGGGAGGTACTTATTTTCCAAAAGAAAACTGGATCAATGCGCTTACCCAACTTGCTGACCTATATAAAAATGAGCCTGAAAAAGCGCAAGATTATGCCACTAAGCTGACCGAAGGAGTGAAGCAAACAGGACTTATTGAACTTAATGAGGAAGAAGCTGTTTTTGATAAATCCGGATTAGATCTTGCTATAGAAAACTGGCTTCCAACCATGGACCAGAAAAATGGAGGACGAAAGGGCGCTCCTAAATTTCCCATGCCCGGAAACCTGTCTTTCCTTTTACGTTATGCTGTTCAAAACAACGACCAGGAAATGATGAATTATGTGAATACTTCACTTACTCAGATTGCCTATGGTGGTATTTTCGATCATGTAGGAGGAGGATTTGCGCGATATTCTGTAGATGATCATTGGCATGTGCCTCATTTTGAAAAAATGCTGTATGACAATGCTCAGATGGTTTCTCTCTATTCAAACGCTTATCTTGTAACAAAAGACGCGTTGTACAAAGAGGTCGTTTACAGGACTATTGATTTTGTTGAGGCCGAATTATATAAAGACATCGGAGCGTTTTATTCATCACTTGATGCAGACAGTTATAATGAGGAAGGAGAATTAGAAGAAGGTGCCTTTTATGTGTGGACCAAAAATGAGCTGCAAACTGTGTTACAAGATGATTTTGAGCTCTTTTCTAAATACTACAACATCAATGGTTACGGAAAATGGGAAGATGATAAATACCATTTGATCCGTTCTATTTCAAATGCTCAGTTTAGCGAGGAAAATGATGTTGACGAGGCTGAAATTCAGTTGAAATTAAAGAAATGGCAGGAAATTCTTTCTGAGGAAAGAAACAAAAGAGATCGTCCCCGATTAGATGATAAAACCCTTACCTCATGGAATGCACTAATGTTAAAAGGCTATATCGATGCTTTCCGTGTTTTTCAGGAAGATCGATTTTTAGAGGTTGCACTTAAAAATGCACGTTTCCTTCAAACAAAAATGATCAAGGAAGACGGAGGCCTCTACCGAAATTTTAAAAATGATCGTAGCAATATTGAGGCATATCTGGAAGATTACGCCACTGTTATTGACGCTTATATAAGTTTGTACGAAGTGACGCTCGATGAGAAATGGCTGCAAAATGCAAAGCAGCTAACCGATTATAGTTTTGACCATTTTTACAATGAGGAGAGCAAAATGTTCTTTTTCACGTCTGACATGGAAACAGGGCTCATAACCAGAAAAGTGGAAACGGATGATAATGTTATTCCTTCTTCAAACTCCATAATGGCCAATAACCTGTTCAAACTTGGGCACTATTTTGCCAATAAGTATTATTCAGAGAACGCCGTGACCATGTTAAACAATGTAAAAGAAATGACCATTAACTATGGGGCCGGAGCCTCAAACTGGTTGAATCTTTACAGCAATTTTATAGGAGAATATTATGAAGTGGCAATTGTTGGGCCCGAGGCTCTTGATAAGCTTAAAGCCTTGAATCAGGTATATATTCCTAATAAAATGATCATTGGGAGCCAGGTTGAAAGTAATCTTCCTCTTTTAGAGTACAAATTCAATGAGAACGAAACAACGATTTACGTATGTATAAACGGAGCCTGTAAACTTCCGGTTTCAGAAACCGAAAAGGCGCTGGAACAGATAAACAGATCCTTCTGA
- a CDS encoding inorganic phosphate transporter, with protein MENIYVLMLFALVALAAIDLVVGVSNDAVNFLNSAIGSKVVSMKTIMIVASIGIAVGAIFSSGMMEVARKGIFNPGEFYFNEIMIIFMAVMITDVLLLDFFNTLGMPTSTTVSIVFELLGAAVAMALIKIAMADDQTIANLSQYINTEKAVLIISGIFLSVIVAFSIGAIVQYLSRLFLTFNFEQKPKIYGALFSGIALTSITYFIFMKGLKGTAYYNDIKGLLEGNEMYIIGVAFILWTSLSYVLTKFLNVNLYKIIITVGTFALALAFAGNDLVNFIGVPMAAWNSYEAWSVSGVAATDFSMEVLAGKVPTPALFLFIAGMIMVVTLWFSSKAKKVAATEVNLARQSEGHERFQPNSLSRIIVRSSLGVISGLSFILPKSVQQGVESRFEKPVVNLPKKKIYELPAFDAVRASTNLMVAGILISIATSYKLPLSTTYVTFMVAMGTSLADRAWDRESAVYRVAGVLNVIGGWFFTAFIAFVTAAIFTYLINLGGITAVSLLLLLVLIILVRNFLRHKKEEKEKAEKREIKREELITAKEVIEETSDHISEVVTRVDKLYTNVVNNLTLQDLGKLKKTDKHVLKLNGEVDALKDEAFYFIKSLDDSSVEASRFYLLVLGYLQDISQSISYISKASYKHVNNNHKKLKKGQIKDLKIIDEQLSTMLKQIAVVFHERKFDDIYEIIEEKHELFDHVSKSIEKQINRIRSEESSAKNTTLYFGNLLETKDLITAIMNLLELYQEFHLSMKKAKIKM; from the coding sequence ATGGAAAATATCTATGTTTTAATGTTGTTTGCTTTGGTTGCTCTTGCGGCCATTGACCTAGTTGTAGGGGTAAGTAATGATGCTGTTAATTTTCTTAATTCCGCCATCGGATCAAAAGTGGTTTCAATGAAGACCATTATGATTGTTGCCAGTATTGGTATAGCAGTTGGAGCTATTTTTTCGAGTGGGATGATGGAGGTGGCCCGGAAAGGAATTTTTAATCCCGGAGAATTCTATTTTAATGAGATCATGATCATTTTTATGGCGGTCATGATCACGGATGTTCTTCTTCTTGATTTCTTTAATACCCTGGGAATGCCAACATCTACAACAGTTTCTATTGTATTTGAACTTTTAGGTGCAGCTGTTGCGATGGCACTTATAAAAATTGCCATGGCGGATGATCAGACTATTGCCAATTTATCACAATACATAAATACTGAAAAAGCAGTGCTTATCATTTCAGGAATATTTCTTTCTGTCATTGTCGCTTTTTCAATAGGAGCCATCGTTCAGTATTTGTCGAGATTGTTCCTAACCTTTAATTTCGAACAAAAGCCCAAGATCTATGGGGCGCTGTTTAGCGGGATCGCATTGACTTCGATTACGTATTTCATCTTTATGAAGGGTTTGAAAGGAACAGCATATTATAATGACATCAAAGGGCTCTTGGAAGGAAATGAAATGTATATCATTGGAGTTGCATTTATTCTTTGGACTTCATTATCCTACGTTCTAACGAAATTTTTGAATGTCAATCTATATAAAATAATAATCACTGTAGGTACTTTTGCCCTTGCCTTGGCCTTTGCCGGGAATGACCTTGTAAATTTTATTGGAGTCCCAATGGCGGCCTGGAATTCATATGAGGCCTGGTCAGTATCGGGGGTTGCAGCAACTGACTTTAGTATGGAAGTACTGGCCGGTAAGGTCCCAACTCCTGCGTTGTTCTTGTTTATAGCGGGAATGATCATGGTAGTAACTCTTTGGTTTTCTTCAAAAGCAAAAAAAGTAGCAGCAACGGAGGTAAATCTTGCCAGACAAAGTGAGGGTCATGAGCGATTTCAGCCCAATAGCCTTTCCAGAATAATTGTGCGTTCCTCTTTGGGGGTGATCAGCGGATTAAGTTTTATTTTACCGAAATCAGTCCAGCAAGGTGTAGAGAGTCGATTTGAAAAGCCTGTAGTGAATCTTCCAAAGAAAAAGATTTATGAATTACCAGCATTTGACGCTGTTCGTGCATCCACAAACCTTATGGTAGCCGGTATCCTGATCTCGATTGCTACTTCTTATAAATTACCTCTTTCAACTACATATGTCACCTTTATGGTTGCCATGGGTACCTCACTTGCTGACAGGGCCTGGGACAGAGAAAGTGCCGTGTATAGAGTAGCAGGAGTGTTAAATGTGATAGGAGGATGGTTTTTTACTGCATTTATTGCTTTTGTGACTGCTGCCATATTTACCTATTTAATAAACCTGGGCGGGATTACTGCTGTTAGCCTTTTGTTGTTACTTGTACTGATTATTTTGGTAAGAAACTTTTTGAGACACAAGAAGGAAGAGAAGGAAAAAGCCGAGAAAAGAGAAATTAAACGGGAAGAGCTGATCACAGCTAAGGAAGTAATTGAAGAAACTTCAGACCATATATCAGAAGTGGTGACAAGAGTAGATAAACTCTACACCAATGTTGTCAATAATCTTACGTTACAGGATCTGGGCAAGTTGAAAAAGACGGATAAACACGTATTAAAGCTAAACGGGGAAGTTGATGCCCTTAAAGATGAAGCTTTTTACTTTATAAAATCCCTTGATGATTCATCAGTTGAGGCCAGTAGATTTTATTTATTGGTTCTGGGTTATTTACAGGATATTTCTCAATCCATCAGTTACATTTCCAAGGCGAGTTATAAGCACGTGAATAATAACCACAAGAAACTTAAAAAAGGTCAGATTAAAGACTTGAAAATTATTGATGAGCAATTATCAACCATGTTGAAGCAAATTGCAGTTGTTTTCCACGAAAGAAAGTTTGATGATATTTATGAGATCATTGAAGAAAAGCATGAGCTTTTCGATCATGTTTCAAAATCGATTGAAAAACAGATCAACAGGATTCGCTCTGAGGAGTCAAGTGCGAAAAATACTACCTTGTATTTCGGGAATTTGCTCGAAACGAAAGATCTCATCACTGCAATTATGAATTTGCTGGAACTCTATCAGGAATTTCACCTGAGTATGAAAAAAGCAAAAATCAAAATGTAA
- the trxA gene encoding thioredoxin, with the protein MTEMLTKETFLQKVFNFENSKEWKFEGDKPCIIDFYADWCGPCKMVAPILEELSEEYKDKIDIYKVDTEAEQELSAAFGIRSIPSMLFCPADEQPQMAQGALPKHNLEQIIQEVLKVEK; encoded by the coding sequence ATGACTGAAATGTTGACCAAAGAAACATTTTTACAAAAAGTGTTCAATTTTGAAAATAGTAAAGAATGGAAATTTGAAGGTGATAAACCTTGTATTATAGATTTTTATGCAGATTGGTGCGGGCCATGTAAAATGGTGGCTCCCATTTTGGAAGAACTATCAGAGGAGTATAAAGATAAAATTGATATTTATAAAGTAGATACTGAGGCTGAACAAGAACTTTCGGCTGCTTTTGGTATTCGAAGTATTCCTTCAATGCTGTTTTGTCCAGCAGATGAGCAGCCCCAAATGGCTCAGGGTGCTTTACCCAAGCACAATCTGGAACAAATTATTCAGGAAGTGTTGAAAGTTGAAAAATAA